ACGCCGAGGAGGGAGGGGCCTACCAGCGGGAGCTGGAGCTGCTGGTCGAGTGCGGGCTGACGCCGGGCGATGCGATCGTGGCGGCGACGTCGCGCAATGCCGAGTACCTCGGGTGTGCGGACCGGCTGGGGGCGATCGCGGCGGGGCGGCAGGCCGACGTGATCCTCGTCGCCGGTGATCCGCTGGAGGACATCGCCGCGATGGGCGCGGTGCGCGGCGTGATGCTCAACGGGCGCTGGGTGGGCCAGGGCGGGGGATCGGCGAGGCGGTCGGGGATCGGCGATGAACCTGGCCGGGAAGGAGCCGGAGGCCCCGGGCAGATCCCACGACGACACCCGGTGGGATGCCCGGGGCACGCGGCGGACCGGCCCGCCGATCGTCCAGGCCCGTGGGGGTGGATCGGATGGTGAGCGAGGATCGCCGGCGTGGGGTCCCCCTCGGGCTGGCCATCGGCGACGCCCGCGGGGCCCCGGTCGCCTACGCGTGCCGGCTTCCCGACCGGTTCGACGAGGTGGTCCGGCGGCGCGTCGAGTCGAGCCTGCCGACCCACCGCAGCCCGGCCTGCCGGTCGGCCTGCGCCTCCCTCGGGGTGCTGCCGTGCGGGCTGCTGCACGGGCTACCGCGGGAGGGGGTGCTGGCCCCGGCCTGGGAGGCGCCGAGGCGGCTCGACGAGCGCGTCCCGCTCGACGCGGAGCTACGGGAGGTGGCCCTGGGGGGCTCCCGCCGCGAGCGGCCCCCGGAGATCCAGGGAGGTGTCCCCCTGGCTCGCAGCCCGGGGGCGACGCCGGGGGCCTTCGCGGGTGCCGAGGACTTCCGGACGTCGGTCCTGCGAGCGGCGAACCCGGGCGACGACGCGGACACGACCGGAGCGGTCCGCGGGCAGCTGGCCGGTGCGTGCCGGGGGGAGTCGGGGATCCCGGCCGAGTGGCGGCCCGGGCTCGGCGGTCGGGCCCTCATCGAGGCGGTGTCGCGGCGGCTCATCGACGAGCCGGGCGCGACCGTCAGGAGGAGGGATTGGCTCGGGACCGATCGTCGCCTCGTCGGTTCGCTTTCTGCCTCAATTGACGCACCACGCGGCCGGGCGACGTCCCCTGGCCTCCTTCGCCCGACCGGGCCGGCCAGGCTCCGCCCGGCGGGCCGGCCGGACACTGCCCGGTGATCCTCCGACGAGCACCGGACCGATCCCGGCCCACGGAGGCGTCGTCGCCGGCGAGGCGGTTGAAGGACCTCGGCTCCGCTGGGATGCTGGTCGGACGCGAGGCCGGATCGACGCCCCTGCGGACCCCGCCGCGAGGGCCGGGCCCCGGGGCATCCATCAGGGGGGCACCGAGAGATGAACAGAGCCACGCTCTTCGCGCTTGCCCTCGTCGCCTGCGGCGGCGGGGCCTGCTTCGGTCAGGTCAGCGGCAACGCCGCCTTCGGCCAGGCCGGGGGCAGGGACCGGGCCGCGCAGGTCGAGCGGGCCAAGCGCACCCTCGCCGAGCACGAG
This Tautonia plasticadhaerens DNA region includes the following protein-coding sequences:
- a CDS encoding ADP-ribosylglycohydrolase family protein; translated protein: MVSEDRRRGVPLGLAIGDARGAPVAYACRLPDRFDEVVRRRVESSLPTHRSPACRSACASLGVLPCGLLHGLPREGVLAPAWEAPRRLDERVPLDAELREVALGGSRRERPPEIQGGVPLARSPGATPGAFAGAEDFRTSVLRAANPGDDADTTGAVRGQLAGACRGESGIPAEWRPGLGGRALIEAVSRRLIDEPGATVRRRDWLGTDRRLVGSLSASIDAPRGRATSPGLLRPTGPARLRPAGRPDTAR